In Daphnia pulex isolate KAP4 chromosome 7, ASM2113471v1, one genomic interval encodes:
- the LOC124198529 gene encoding WD repeat-containing protein 70-like: MPPKKAIAFGKIGSFGQLSISSITQPAKSDDGDGGFGKFGKSEEEFRAEPTTAVQQAMGFQGFGKNKAAPVKNFDLESLVEQSKQVARERTTKKVSEIEATTEEPEEDDEDVIGPPLPPPAQSTSKDSEPSNVSDATKKSSKKHTKSHSNDDDDDDEDEDSSDSDDEENSIPASLEVNLNHGTKPVSALSIDHSGARLISGSVDYEVKLWDFAGMSSSLQSFRTIRPCESHPILDLHYSITGDAILIISGTAQAKIVDRDGYEKAECVKGDQYITDMARTKGHIASLVGGSWHPRDKQEFLTCSQDGTCRIWNVEDVKQHKGIMKSRSQNGLRAAPTSCTYSRDGNLIACACNDGSIQMWDHRRMFVNTSVLIRNAHQTGTETSGITFAYDGRNVATRGGDSTLKLWDIRQPKAPVHSAENLYSRFSMTNCAFSPNDRLLLTGTSFEKGESGGKVVFLDRNTFERVHEIDVPKSHVVRTLWHPKLNQIIIGAGDGNIHLYYDVAKSHNGAKLCLGKPKKIRQHDVMSTVRVITPHALPMFREDKPRSTRRAMEKARKDPLLSKQPDLPIGNKGSGGRVATSGSTLSSYIVRNLGIASRIEDEGNPREAILRHASAAAANPYWVSPAYSKTQPKPIWAPENTDGDEEPEAKKGKLN, translated from the exons ATGCCTCCCAAAAAAGCTATCGCCTTCGGCAAAATTGGATCATTTGGACAACTTTCAATCAGTTCTATTACCCAACCTGCCAAAAGcgatgatggtgatggtggaTTCGGCAAATTTGGGAAATCGGAAGAAGAATTTCGTGCTGAAccaacaactgctgtgcaaCAGGCCATGGGATTCCAAGGGTTTGGGAAGAATAAAGCAGCCccagttaaaaattttgatttggaaaGTCTTGTAGAACAAAGCAAACAAGTGGCAAGGGAACGGACCACCAAAAAAGTGAGTGAAATTGAAGCTACAACTGAAgaaccagaagaagatgatgaagatgttATCGGGCCCCCTCTTCCCCCACCAGCGCAATCCACTAGCAAGGATAGTGAGCCAAGTAATGTTTCAgatgcaacaaaaaaatcttcgaAGAAACACACAAAGTCTCACagtaatgatgatgatgatgatgatgaagatgaagacagCAGTGAtagtgatgatgaagaaaattccATTCCTGCTTCTTTGGAGGTCAATTTGAATCATGGCACAAAACCCGTCTCAGCTCTAAGCATAGACCATTCTGGTGCTAGACTGATATCAGGATCTGTTGATTATGAAGTTAAGCTTTGGGACTTTGCTGGAATGAGCTCCTCCCTGCAGAGCTTCAGAACTATTAGACCATGTGAAAG TCATCCCATCTTGGATTTGCATTATTCCATCACAGGTGATGCTATTCTCATCATTTCTGGTACTGCTCAg GCAAAAATTGTTGATCGCGACGGGTATGAGAAAGCTGAGTGCGTTAAAGGAGATCAGTATATTACAGATATGGCAAGAACAAAGGGTCACATTGCTTCACTTGTGGGAGGAAGTTGGCATCCAAGAGACAAACAGGAATTCTTAACTTGTTCTCAAGACGG aaCTTGTCGGATATGGAATGTCGAGGATGTCAAACAACACAAAGGGATCATGAAGAGCCGATCTCAAAATGGCTTGAGAGCAGCTCCAACGAGTTGCACTTATAGTAGAGATGGTAACTTGATTGCTTGTGCTTGCAACGATGGTTCCATACAGATGTGGGATCATCGCAGAATGttt GTAAACACATCCGTACTAATTCGTAACGCTCATCAGACTGGTACTGAAACTTCCGGCATCACTTTTGCCTACGATGGCCGTAATGTCGCTACACGTGGCGGTGATTCTACTTTAAAACTTTGGGACATACGACAACCAAAAGCTCCCGTCCACTCCGCCGAAAATCTTTATTCCAGATTTAGCAT GACAAATTGTGCATTTAGTCCTAATGACCGACTGCTACTCACTGGTACCTCTTTTGAAAAAGGCGAAAGCGGCGGCAAAGTTGTGTTTTTAGACAGAAACACTTTCGAACGTGTTCACGAGATTGATGTTCCTAAATCTCACGTTGTTCGTACTTTGTGGCATCCCAAACTCAACCAGATAATAATTGGAGCAGGTGATGGTAACATTCATTTGTATTATGACGTCGCCAAGAGTCACAATGGAGCTAAGCTTTGTCTTGGTAAACCCAAGAAAATTAGACag CATGACGTGATGTCAACGGTGCGTGTCATCACACCTCACGCTCTTCCCATGTTTCGAGAGGACAAACCTAGGTCAACTCGACGAGCAATGGAGAAGGCCCGCAAAGATCCGTTATTATCTAAACAACCTGATCTTCCGATCGGAaacaaag GTTCCGGTGGTCGAGTTGCGACTTCAGGTAGCACCTTGTCTTCGTACATCGTTCGTAATTTGGGTATTGCAAGTCGGATTGAGGACGAAGGCAATCCAAGGGAAGCCATTCTTAGACATGCAAGTGCCGCAGCCGCAAATCCATATTGGGTCTCACCTGCTTATTCTAAGACCCAGCCCAAGCCCATCTGGGCACCTGAAAATACCGACGGCGATGAAGAACCAGAggctaaaaaaggaaaattaaactAA
- the LOC124198532 gene encoding alpha-1,3/1,6-mannosyltransferase ALG2-like has protein sequence MVKVVFLHPDLGIGGAERLVVDAALALQSKGHEIHIVTSYHDPGHSFPETNDGTIAVTVSGNWLPRSIFGRFLALCAYVRMVWASFYTVFFSDLNPQVYFCDQVSMCIPVLKTFTRVPVLFYCHFPDLLLASHRTWIQKIYRTPLDWLEEKTTGLATTTVVNSHFTAGVFCDTFKSIRRRPQVLYPSLNFESFDRECGNSLSSVIGTDKKVDFVYLSINRYERKKNLGLAIKAFGLLKSSLGSAKIHLIMVGGYDDRLIENVEHYDELQELVISLNLSESVTFLRSPSDETKTCLLKNCQTLLYTPDKEHFGIVPLEAMYCQLPVIAVNSGGPLETVEDHRTGYLCQPTAEDFAEKMQYLFENPNIAIKMGERGKQRVIQHFSFHSFCHQLNDLVGELVVSKV, from the exons ATGGTGAAAGTTGTCTTTCTACATCCAGATTTGGGAATTGGAGGAGCTGAGCGTCTTGTGGTTGATGCAGCACTTGCTTTGCAATCCAAAGGCCATGAGATTCATATTGTTACTTCTTACCATGATCCTGGGCATAGCTTTCCTGAAACCAATGATGGCACTATTGCAGTTACCGTAAGTGGCAATTGGCTCCCACGCAGCATATTTGG GAGATTTCTTGCATTGTGTGCTTATGTACGCATGGTATGGGCATCATTCTACACAGTGTTTTTCAGTGATTTGAACCCTCAAGTCTATTTTTGTGATCAG GTATCAATGTGCATACCAGTTTTAAAGACATTCACACGTGTGCCAGTCCTATTTTATTGCCATTTTCCGGATCTTTTGCTCGCTAGTCATCGAACCTGGATACAAAAGATTTATAGAACACCTTTAGATTGGCTTGAAGAGAAAACAA CCGGACTAGCTACTACAACGGTGGTCAACAGCCATTTCACGGCCGGTGTTTTTTGTGATACTTTTAAAAGTATTCGTCGGCGACCACAGGTGCTTTACCCTTCTCTGAACTTTGAAAGTTTTGATCGAGAATGCGGCAACAGCCTCAGTAGTGTTATTGGCACCGACAAGAAAGTAGATTTTGTTTACCTCTCCATAAATCGTTACGAGCGGAAGAAGAACCTAGGATTAGCAATAAAAGCATTCG GCCTATTAAAATCATCCCTGGGCAGTGCGAAAATTCACCTGATCATG GTTGGGGGATACGATGATCGTCTAATTGAAAATGTCGAACATTACGACGAGTTGCAGGAACTTGTTATTTCGTTGAATCTTAGCGAGTCTGTAACATTTCTTCGCTCACCAAGTGACGAAACCAAGACATGCTTGTTGAAAAACTGTCAAACGTTACTTTACACACCGGACAAGGAGCACTTTGGTATAGTTCCATTGGAAGCCATGTACTGTCAGCTCCCCGTCATTGCTGTTAATAGCGGAGGGCCGCTGGAAACGGTAGAGGACCACCGAACAGGTTACCTATGCCAGCCTACAGCGGAAGATTTTGCTGAAAAGATGCAGTACCTCTTTGAAAACCCAAACATAGCGATTAAAATGGGAGAGCGAGGTAAACAACGTGTAATTCAACATTTCTCTTTCCATTCTTTCTGCCACCAGCTGAATGATCTGGTGGGTGAGCTTGTTGTATCGAAGGTTTAG
- the LOC124198530 gene encoding kelch-like protein 5 yields the protein MEQRLESSATFPMWLSSSLKSREKTCNHSITSGLSKLNVDPQISSSPSASPTTSPEEHFKHENHSQLILNKMNQYYLGGQLKDVILIAGERRLEAHRIVLSAASDYFAAMFTNDFGESNQNEIELQGVDPDALETLVTYCYTGGVELEEDTVECLMATACLLQLPEVVEACSTFLIRQLHPSNCLGIRLFADSQSCTRLLQVAHDYTADHFIEVIGCQEFVLLPADEIAKLLASDDLNVPNEELMFQALMLWLRHDLPERKKELPHLLSLIKLPLITPGFIADHVESNPIFREDRVCQELIVEALKYHLLPERRSTLQSQRTRPRKSTVGSLYIVGGMDASTKGPTSVDKFCLRTNSWSSPTASMTGRRLQFGVAVVDNKIYVVGGRDGLKTLSTVECWDPWTKVWSSMPPMATHRHGLGVASLEGPLYAVGGHDGWSYLNSVERWDPVTRQWSFVAPMNSQRSTVGVAALNGKLYAVGGRDGSSCLRTVESYDPHTNRWTLVAPMSKKRGGVGVAVAHGYLYAFGGHDAPASNPSAARFDCVERYDPVADCWTIVTSMKNGRDAMGVAFMGDRLFIVGGFDGQAYLNFVEAYDPLTNLWQQFAPLPSGRAGACIAVVRDSVPPVV from the exons ATGGAACAACGTCTTGAAAGCAGTGCAACATTCCCAATGTGGTTGAGTAGTTCACTCAAGTCAAGGGAGAAAACCTGTAATCATTCCATTACCAGTGGCTTGTCCAAACTTAATGTTGATCCTCAGATATCTTCCTCTCCATCTGCTTCTCCTACTACTTCACCAGAAGAGCACTTTAAACATGAGAATCATTCCCAACTTATTCtgaacaaaatgaatcaatacTATCTTGGTGGACAACTAAAGGATGTCATATTAATAGCAG gAGAGAGAAGACTTGAAGCCCATAGGATAGTTCTAAGTGCTGCTTCTGATTACTTTGCTGCCATGTTCACCAATGATTTTGGAGAAtccaatcaaaatgaaattgaactgCAAGGTGTGGATCCAGATGCTTTGGAAACTCTGGTCACCTACTGCTACACAG GCGGGGTAGAACTAGAAGAAGATACTGTGGAATGCCTGATGGCTACCGCTTGTTTACTTCAGTTGCCGGAAGTGGTTGAAGCCTGTTCGACTTTTTTAATACGCCAACTTCATCCGTCCAACTGTCTCGGCATTCGCTTATTTGCCGATAGCCAAAGCTGCACTCGCCTACTTCAAGTAGCTCATGATTACACTGCC GATCACTTCATAGAAGTAATAGGATGccaagaatttgttttacttcctGCTGACGAGATAGCGAAATTGTTGGCATCTGATGACCTAAACGTTCCAAATGAGGAATTGATGTTTCAAGCGCTAATGTTGTGGCTTCGCCATGATcttcccgaaagaaaaaaagaactgcccCATCTGTTGTCTTTAATTAAACTGCCTCTTATCACGCctggg TTTATTGCCGATCATGTCGAAAGCAATCCTATCTTTCGAGAAGATCGTGTTTGCCAAGAACTTATTGTAGAGGCGCTTAAGTATCACTTGCTTCCTGAACGTCGATCCACTCTTCAGTCACAGAGAACACGTCCTCGCAAATCCACC GTGGGATCATTATATATTGTAGGTGGTATGGATGCGTCGACCAAAGGACCAACAAGTGTAGATAAATTTTGCCTTCGTACCAATTCCTGGTCATCACCGACCGCGTCCATGACTGGTAGAAGACTCCAGTTTGGTGTTGCAGTCGTtgacaataaaatttatgTGGTCGGCGGACGTGATGGACTTAAAACGTTGAGCACG GTTGAATGCTGGGATCCGTGGACCaaag TATGGAGCAGCATGCCACCAATGGCAACACATCGCCACG GGCTTGGTGTAGCCAGTCTTGAAGGACCACTGTATGCTGTCGGAGGCCACGATGGTTGGTCGTACTTGAACAGCGTTGAGCGTTGGGATCCTGTCACACGCCAGTGGAGCTTTGTCGCGCCAATGAACAGTCAGCGTTCTACTGTTGGAGTAGCAGCACTTAACGGAAA GCTTTATGCTGTGGGTGGACGAGATGGGAGCTCTTGTCTCCGTACAGTCGAGTCCTACGATCCACACACTAATCGCTGGACATTGGTGGCTCCCATGAGCAAAAAGCGGGGTGGAGTTGGTGTCGCTGTAGCACACGGATATCTTTATGCGTTTGGTGGCCACGACGCGCCAGCTTCAAATCCGTCAGCAGCACGATTCGATTGTGTCGAAAG aTATGATCCGGTAGCTGATTGCTGGACGATCGTAACTTCGATGAAAAATGGTCGCGATGCTATGGGTGTAGCTTTTATGGGTGATCGCCTGTTTATCGTTGGTGGTTTCGATGGCCAAGCTTATCTGAACTTTGTCGAAGCATACGATCCTCTCACAAATCTATGGCAACAG TTTGCTCCTCTACCGTCTGGACGCGCTGGAGCTTGCATTGCTGTTGTCAGAGATTCAGTCCCTCCAGTAGTCTAG